A single genomic interval of Lucilia cuprina isolate Lc7/37 chromosome 2, ASM2204524v1, whole genome shotgun sequence harbors:
- the LOC111674994 gene encoding tyrosine-protein kinase Dnt: MACLHLSAKTRGNNNNNNKIQLHWRLSLTMLIMLSTLGGCWGHLNLYLNSQEVMRLLGVSAEVYYVRDGHINNYALNFIVPVPANVRDISFTWQSQAGRPLPYSINVVTSDQAVLPRPTMNISQIGEIPIKVQTFSIGLKCSGIRAAEVDVTISIEVILNRALNNVTHLVFRRKKICLLAEEDETDMDDPLLLETVVPPPTGFITLVVGCVLALALVLILLLAAYCVRGSTKRQNHGGQPMRTSSFQRLNTNPPCQTASYITPSIIAPIHTTLPRKIEPQQPEELHRRISELTVERCRVRLSSLLQEGTFGRVYRGTYNDNQDVLVKTVAQHASQMQVSLLLQEGMSLYGASHPGILSVLGVSIEDHTTPFVLYPAMNNTRNLKQFLLDPSCARTITTIQIVMMSSHLSTALSHLHSHGVVHKDIATRNCVIDDQLRVKLSDSSLSRDLFPGDYNCLGDSENRPVKWMSLEALQHKQFSEASDSWAFGVLMWELCTSAKQPYAEVDPFEMEHYLRDGYRLAQPFNCPDELFTIMAYCWALLPAERPSFLQLHACLSEFYAQITRYV; encoded by the exons GTGTTTCCGCTGAAGTTTATTATGTACGTGATGGCCACATCAATAACTATGCCTTAAATTTTATTGTGCCTGTGCCGGCCAATGTGCGTGACATTAGCTTCACTTGGCAAAGTCAAGCCGGACGTCCTTTACCCTACAGCATTAATGTGGTGACTTCGGATCAGGCAGTTTTACCCCGTCCTACCATGAATATTTCCCAAATAGGTGAAATACCCATAAAAGTgcagacattttctataggccTCAAGTGTTCCGGCATTAGAGCCGCCGAAGTGGATGTTACTATATCCATAGAAGTGATATTAAATCGCGCCCTAAATAATGTCACTCACTTGGTGTTTAGAAGAAAAAAGATTTGCTTATTGGCCGAAGAGGATGAAACTGATATGGATGATCCTTTGCTATTGGAAACGGTAGTGCCACCACCCACAGGATTTATAACTTTAGTAGTAGGCTGTGTTTTGGCTTTAGCTTTGGTGTTGATACTACTTCTAGCGGCCTATTGTGTGCGTGGCTCTACTAAACGTCAAAATCATGGTGGTCAACCCATGAGAACTTCCAGTTTCCAAAGACTTAATACCAATCCTCCCTGTCAAACGGCTTCCTATATAACACCCTCCATTATAGCGCCCATACACACTACTTTGCCGCGTAAAATCGAACCTCAACAACCCGAAGAGTTACATCGTCGTATTTCCGAATTAACCGTAGAACGTTGTCGTGTTCGTTTGTCTAGCCTATTGCAGGAAGGCACTTTCGGTCGTGTATATCGTGGTACTTACAATGACAATCAGGATGTTTTAGTTAAGACTGTGGCCCAACATGCCAGTCAAATGCAAGTGTCTCTTTTACTTCAAGAAGGCATGTCTCTATATGGTGCTTCTCATCCCGGTATTTTGTCTGTCTTGGGTGTTTCAATTGAAGATCATACTACGCCATTTGTTCTCTATCCTGCCATGAATAATACCAGAAATTTGAAGCAATTCTTATTGGATCCATCGTGTGCTCGCACCATCACCACCATACAAATCGTAATGATGTCGTCACATTTGTCTACCGCCTTAAGTCATCTACATAGTCATGGGGTGGTGCACAAGGACATAGCGACCAGAAATTGTGT TATTGACGATCAATTGCGCGTTAAATTATCGGACAGTTCTCTATCGCGAGATTTATTCCCGGGCGATTACAATTGTTTGGGTGATAGTGAAAATCGTCCTGTTAAATGGATGTCATTGGAGGCGCtacaacataaacaattttcagaAGCCAGTGATTCATGGGCCTTTGGTGTACTAATGTGGGAATTATGCACCTCAGCCAAGCAACCGTATGCTGAAGTGGATCCTTTCGAAATGGAACATTATCTCAGAGATGGTTATAGACTGGCGCAGCCATTCAATTGTCCCGATGAGCt CTTCACCATTATGGCTTACTGTTGGGCCCTTCTGCCAGCTGAACGTCCTTCATTTTTACAATTACACGCCTGCCTCTCTGAATTTTATGCTCAAATTACACGTTATGTGTAG